Sequence from the Desulfomonilia bacterium genome:
GTCCGACATGACGTACCATGCACTACCAGTCACACAAATCCGATCTTTTTATGGTGCACAACCCTCGAATCTGATCCGGATACAGTGCTCACAATATGGCGTAACTACGACACTGTCATTCACATTAGTGATCCTCAAGCATTAGCAGAACGAATTTTGCGAGCTGCTGTAATCAAAGGAGTGAGAGGAATTTCGTTCCACGCTGGCACGACAATCTACAATAAGGATTATAATGCCCCCCGTTTTTCAGACCACTGAATAAGGTGGATATTGGGAAAGGATTTATTGAAGATTTGAGGATGAGATGACCGAAAATCCTGTTAGCGGGGTAGAGATGAACAAGAGAAGAACACATAGTAATGAATTCAAGGCCATGGTGGCGCTTGAGGCTGTCCGGGGCGACAAGACGATAAACGAGATAGCATCTGATTATAAGATTCATCCGAATATGATTGCCAAGTGGAAAAAGCAGCTCATGGAAAGAATACCTGATGTATTTGAACACGGGATGAAGGAAAAACCCGATGATGCTGGAAAGGAAGAGCTTTACAAACAGATAGGGAAAATGAAGGTCGAACTGGACTGGTTGAAAAAAAAAGTCGGACTTATCGGTTGAGGACAAGCGTATGCTGATAGAACCCGGGCATGAAGTAAGCATCAGGAAGCAATGCGAGCTTATCGGGCTCAACCGGTCGAATCTTTATTATAAGCCGGTTCCGGAATCCGAAGAGGATATCCGGATAAAGAATATGATAGATGAGATCTACACGGATAAACCGTTTTACGGATACAGGAAGATGACG
This genomic interval carries:
- a CDS encoding transposase translates to MNKRRTHSNEFKAMVALEAVRGDKTINEIASDYKIHPNMIAKWKKQLMERIPDVFEHGMKEKPDDAGKEELYKQIGKMKVELDWLKKKVGLIG